GAATCATAAGAATGCCGATGACTTCTCctcctctttttctctttcctACTCTTCATATGTCACCGACGTCGCTTCCCATCCTCATCAGAGGACTCATCCCTCCTTCTCTGTCTCTCCTTCCTCCTTTTCTTCCTATCTTCTTTCTCAAAGTCATCTGAATCATCATGTTTTCTTTCGATGCTTCTCCTCTTCTTCGACCTTCCTCTCTTCTTTCACTCCCCATAATCTGTATTTGACTCCTTTTTCTAGGCTTCTCCTTCCGGATACTCGTTTTCCCATTCCTGATAGCAATGAGCCTCTCAATCTCAGAATTATAGTCTGAATCTGAATCCTCAATATCCTCATCCTCCCCATCGCTATTAGTCTCAACCACATTCTCCCCAAGCTTCCCCTTCATCTTACTCAACTCGGATGCAACATTAGACTGAATAGCTTTCATCAGTCTCATGTCCTTGTCATCATCGTCCTCCTTAAAACTGAGATAGTTCCTACAATGAAAGGTGAGATGGCCAACACGGTTGCACCTCTTGCACGCGCCGCAAGTCTCATCAGCGGTGGTCGAGTTGGTTATGCAGGCAAGAGCAAGGAGCTCCCGGTAACTAGCATAGGCATTCTCCGCATCGATCATAGAGTTGGCCTGAGAAGAGGTCCTAGTTTCCTCTGCTGGTTTATAGGGATCATACTTAATGGCACTTTGCCAGATGCAGTTGGTTTGAAGGGCAGCAATGTTGTGTACCGGATTGTTCGCCGGCATGCGAACCCTTCCTGCGGTGGCTGGCATCTTGATATTCCAAGATCAAACCCTAAgatttgccaaaaaaaaaaagatcaaacCCTAAGcaaatacaaattatatattaaaaattaattaatccaTCTGGACAAAAAATTGAAGCATAATTTTCGTTGAAAGAAGATCTAAGGCTTTTGCATTCGATGTATGATTCAAGAAAGAATTTCAAGCTTGAAGATTGAAGCGTTACCTATGAAACCATGATTGGAGATGAAGCTTACAAGCTTGAAGATTGAAGCGTTACCTATGAAACCATGATTGGAGATGAAGCTtatggggagagagagagagagagagagagagagagaaataacTCAATAGGAGAAATAGCCGTGCAAACAGGACATATTTGGTTACTTTGGGCTAACATGACATATTCGGTTACTTTGGGCCGACTACAGAGATTCAACATTGAGATGTGAATTTCTAGTTCTAGTTTTCTAGTTTGTTAGAAGTTTTTCATTTCGCAAACTCTTAATTATCGTTGCTTCCGAAAAGGAAGTGGGAGTTTGTTTATGTTATTTCGTACATCACCTTTTAATTTATATGATAATTCGTCGtttcttcaaaaaaaactcaataGGAGACTGAACGACCCTTTTTACCCAAAAAAAGCCCTTTTAATAAATTTAGAATTTAATTCGGGCTGAGAGAAACGACGCAGTTTTTGCTTCAAGGCTTGCGACTCTTGCCTGGTCAAAATGGTTATTGCAGTGTAATTTCTctgggggggggggtttgCAGTGTAATTCCTAACTTAATGTGAATGGTTTGTATtagtttagaaaaaaaaatgtgaataCTTCCTTACCACATTGAAATCAATAGCCTTAGGGAAAGAAACAACACCTTACGAGCACTTATTTTAGGAGACTATTTTGCAATTTACTCTTTGAAGttcaattatattttaatatttaatgCGACTTCAATTagtgtaaattataaaatagtgtGGATTTTACTTCCATGTCGTATTGTACCCTCAATTTGGAAGAACAATTAATGCTCTACCTAGGACACCGCAAGCATAGAACTGAAAAATAAACCGAGAATGAAGATGATCAAGTTGAGAATTAAGCTCATTGTGGACTAGAAAGAGGTTATGATATTAGACTAACCTTATTGCACACGTTAAGGCGCATGTTGAGAACATGGGTGAAGGGTGCTCTCATCTCCCACGTTCTCAATCTTTTTCTAAttcttctattttgttttctttttgttaatACCCTTAGAAATATTATTACTTTCTCAATCTTTCTCTCTATTATGTCTCTAACATGGCATTCTCAGTTTGGTGTTGTTGTTTACACCAAAAAAGGACTTCAAGTTATAGTAGTGGAAATGACACAGGGACTTAAAAGTCACCTAATCGGAACCTCCCACCGCCACGCCGTCACGATGGATCGTCGTTAAAACGAACACTGGAAGTGATTCATTGCCAGTTGAGACCTAGGTCTCAAACCGAGACTGCTCCGAGAAGGTCGGAACTCTCACATTCTCAAGGGAGTGGCCAAATCATTGGATGTTGCTATACAATTTCTGATGATGACATGCACCTTACAACAACGGTAAAATTTTCCATTTATGTCATTGATTTAATATTATAGatttttgaaatatatatcagAAGAATTATGAGATTATACAGTACACACATGAACATCACATCATTGAACACCGTATAATTGATTTCATCATCCAAATTTAAGATATTAAATATACcttataaaaatcaaattcatCAGAGCTAAAACAGTCTCCGGGGAGATGTCTAATAATACTGATGCACACTCAAAGTAGACGAGATAACACCAGATTGAGCAGATCCCACGTTACTGCATCCAACTGGAATTTCTCATTGCTAAGAGGATTAGAAGCATTATGGCGTGGAAGTTTCTCATACAAGTAACAAAATTCAGTACTCAAGTGAGCCGAGAGATGGTAGCCCAGATACATGGTCTTGAGATTCATTTCCACTGTTATTCCCCCTTTGACCCACATTTGGGGTAAAGGATTCAACCGCTTGGTCGCCCATTTTGTGCACATCCTCAGGAGAAAGTATCTTGATATaccaaacattgttcacaaaGGACCTGCACACAATGTCTTATAGATGAGAAACTAAGAACCTAAACATAATAGTTGCTTTCTCATATAATGAAACAGTAAATGACTTCGGCCAACCAAGTAAACAGAAAGcgtaaaagataaaaataaaaaatgaagattTCATGGAAAAAAATACTCCTTGCTACAGAAAACATCAACCTACATCCCCAGGAAACTAAAGAGAGATGAAATCTATCACCCTTCCCTTCAAAATTATGCAAACCTGTAATAATCATGAATTTGCACTCTTTCTGTCTTCATAACCATTTGGGGATGAACCAATGAACTACCAGTTCTTTTGGGATTAGAATTCTGCTTAAATGATGCTTAACATGTTTTCAGCCATCCTTTATAATATCAGATAGAATAAGTTGACACTGGAAAAGATCATAATTAACCTTCCAAATACTAAAAAATCTCACCGCCATCAGCTTTGAAACAATAGTTAgaatgtaattaaaaaaaatctttcaTATCTAGCACTCTACCACCCTCCAATATATGGATCAAGAGTGAGATTTTTTGAACTCAAAAACCATCTGTCAATCTCAGTCTTAtaagccttttttttttgggcctACCATTGGAAGTTACTATTAACATTTATCTTACTACTAACATTCTAACAATTCAGTCAAGAACTAACATTCTAACAACAATGATAACCATATTAAGTTGGTTTTAAATTTCTTTGGATAGGAAGACATCCATCATTTAACTGAACAATGTTCTAATAATAGATTGTCCATGTGCAATTCAATCAAGAACTTACTCCCATGGGTCGTCTCCAAGAAGAAGCACATCGTTCTCCCTGTCAACAAATACAAGCTGCCAGCCTGATCTAAGACAATCTTCCAACTTTCCCTCAATGCCAAACATCTGGGCCAGTTCTTCTCGCAGCTGATTATAGCTGCTGAACCGGGAGATGTCCAGTGAGCGGCCAACCGACCCTGACTTGTACACCTGCAGCAATAACACAGTATCATCTGCCAAACAATttgaagagagaaagagaaccaAAAACCAACAATACGCAATCATTTTCAGCGCAGACCTTGACAAATGTACAGTTTGGGTTAGGTTGGTCAACTTGACCTGCACCATGCAACAACTCAGACGAACCTTGCATGCAATCATATAGAGAACCCTGAAATCCAGAGTCCCCTAAAGGCACAGGCAAGTCAGCATCATTTGATGAAGTGGCAAAGTTGGGCACCGTGGTGGGGTACACAAGACCAGAAGATTCTATATTAACACCAAAAAGAGTAGGATTCTGGGAATCTGAATTGCAATTCTCTTGATCAACAGCATTTTCTTTCTCATTAAAAGGTGTGAATGACATTGGGTTGGCAAAGGCATTGGACTGCGCATATGCAAACTTTGGAGCCCAAGATTGTTGAGGTAACTGCTCAGCTGGCAAAGAATGACCAGCTCTGGAGATGTTCAAAACATCATTACTCCCTTCAGGACAGAGTGAACCAAGCGTGTTCTGCCTAGAGGCCGTAGACCCTGACAACTTTGTGGTTGGATCTGTGAAATCTGTTTTAGAAAATGATGGAGATGGCACATTCATTTGCTGACTCTGATGGAGTTGTTCACTTTGAACCTTAAGTGCATCATGGTAGTTATTTTGCTGTTGCTGCGGCTCTTCCTCAGTTTGATTGTTAAATTGCAGAGGTAGAAGGTGCTGTGGCAGATTCTCCATTGGAACTTGTGGTTGCGCCGGCAGCATATTGTGAGGGACTGATTGTGGAATTACTTGCTGTTGCAGCTGCAACAAAGGATTGTGGCTACCTGGCTGCTGAAGGTACTGAAGAGGCTGCTGGTAGTGCATTACATGTTGTCTTAACTGATCTCCAGTTCCTATATTTTGTAAACTAGCAGCCAACATGGCCTGGTACTGCTGATTAGGATCATTTCCCATATATGTTGAATCCAATCTCTGTTGCATCCAAGGGAACATACCAACAGCTTGGAAATTCATGGATTGAAGACTTTGCTCTCCAGTTCCCCCCCTTAGCCACATTAAGCTATTAGCTGCTTCATCTCTGTTATCTGGAATATCAATAAAGCATGAAAAGCTTAGCTACATGGACCCTTTATTCTCTTTTTAATCATGACAGCTTTTGTGTGCGGTCTTCTGGTCATGAATAAACGGAATTTTGGACAAACTGATAAACATGTGACGAAAAACAATGCTACATcgtttcagaaaaaaaaatgatgctaCATATGGTAgtctaattttctcttttaatGATAAAATTTTTAGTAAACTGAGCAACTGACATGGAAGTTTAAGGAGCAATTcaccaacaacaaaaacatcATGCAAAGATGACAATAGCTTGTAAAAATTCTTATTCTACCCTAAAAGAATCACTTCGTCTACACAATAATTTCCAACATCCTCACCCCCGCTATTTGACTAAtccaaccaaaagaaaaatgcaaCTCCATACGATAGTATCAATTTTTCATCTAACCAAACCCACAACATGTTATctttttggttcttttttgGGAAAGAAGCAGTATCGAAATTAGCAAAGACTCAGATGAAGGAGGGGATACTGCCATTGCTCCCCAAAACCATTTTTTCAATATGCTCAAGGCTATGGAAAGGTAATAAGTACTTTCAGTCTTCATTCTATCATGATACACCTAAAATACAAAACTTGGCATTAGGGTTTCTGGCTGGTTAGGAATAAGTATATTTTATGTAAAGATAAAAGGGCACAAATAATAACATATTAAATTTAGATTATACCGTGCATTGATGAAGCCCCAGGATGCCAAGGGCGCTTCAGTCGAAGGGGAAATAATGACGGGTACATAGGGAAAGTGGTCAAAGGCTCAATCTCCCACAATGAAACCCTTGGCTGCCTCTCACCTGCAGTTGACTCATCCCAACCAACCTACACCAGAGAAAAACAAATGTTCTAAAAGAAATAAACAAAACCAATTCAGGTAGAAGCAACAAGGCCCTTAATCCTGACAAAGTGACCATGAATTCACCTACATATCCAGAAATATATATGGTGGGAATGAAGGGAAACAAATGTTCAGGGCCGTTGTATAGTTACTAACAAATTTTAAAGACCAAGTGTTATGGTTTTGAACCCGACATGTTTCGTCAACTTTGGCAACATTTGAAACTTTGTAAATTTTTAGTACTTATCAAATACACAAGTGAGATCCTTGTATACTGGAGCAGAATAGAGGTTGTGTAGTTTCCTGTTTAGTCACTCTAGAGACAGTACTAATTTCATATCACTCAAATTGTCCAATCCTATATAGAGGTTACAGACTCATCTATTTATGTAACATTTCACATACATAATtcacaatttaacaaaaatacatcttcgttttcttcttcaaaataACATAACTCTTTTAGTCAACAGAATATCACACATTTACAAGGAAGAAAAGTTTGGTTCCATTGGTTGCTATTCTGCAATTTAAAGGGGAAAAAAAGCCAACACATCTAACAACAATCACAAGAGAAGCACAACACTGAATGTATTATGTACTCATAAATAATATAAGTTTGAAATGGGAACTCTAAAAGCAATTATAATTTTCAGTATTAAGCTTTATTACCTTGACAGATCGCCAGTGAGAATTTGGCCACCGAATAGGATCCAGATCACTTATGCCAGTTATGGTACCCATGTACCTTGGGAAGAGAAGTAGTAAACATCtcaatatcatatacatattgaaAATGCAAAAGTGGGTATACATGTATCATCTTTCTATGGGAACAAAGCACACATAAATGGATCGATACATTGATGGCATGCTGTGATGGACAAACATGTTGAAACCTAATTTACATAGAGTTCTAAGAACTAATAAACATTGATTATGTGCCGTAATTAATAGAGCTCATCTATCTTCTGCCCAACAAGTTTAAATGATCCTTATAATTGCAAGAAACCAGGCAATATACACATAAGAAATCATTAGCCAAACAATATGAATGCCATAGTTGACCATATGTAGTTATATTACCTTCTGACACTTGATTCTTCAGTCTCAAAAAGCATCCTGAACCGCATCCCAACTGAAACACGCGTGTGAAATACTGCTTTAATGTATTTTGAAAGGGGTATGACAAACTCAGATGGACTAGCCCTGGACAAAGTAAATATATAAGCAAAAGGAAAATACAAGAATTGGAGAGAACAGACAATTTGGAATTGTTTTCACCTTGGATTGTAAAATACAGTAAAACAGCTATTAGTTGAAGATGCATGTGCAGCAGCAGCAAGAAGTCCAATGTGCATGCTATCACTTGACAAAACAGATGACGGCATCACAGTTTGTGGTCGAGTTGAACGACGAATCCCCAATAGGAGTTGATTCTTTTCGTTCCTACCATGAAATAATTAAGTAGTATATTAGTTCATGACTTATATGCATGTAAAGAAATCatgacaaaaagaaaaagatgaagaaacctaccaaataaaaagaacagaaTCTCCAGCAACAAGCCTTTTGGCACTAACAAATACACTCCAACCTGTTGTAAGAAGATGCCGTTTTGGCTGTCCTGTAAGATCACCAAAGCACCAAACAGGTTAGTTTTTCCTAGGTTTTCTTCAAGATAGTAGTTAATGTACAATACAATAATGCAACTCAGCAGTGTCCGCCCATTTATGTTTGCAAAACTATATATGTTACTTTCAGAAGTTGACATTTTGGCTGTGTATTCAAGTATGTCACATCAAgaccatgaaaaaaaaattacatcgAGGAATATCATTTAAATTtaagtaaaaagtaaaaaccaaTACAATAAATCTGGCGAAACTAATTGGACCATCTACATGGATTCTCTATCGAAGCCTACAAAGCAATTTACACTCTTCATATCAGCAGCATAGTCTAAACAAGAAAaatgggaaaaaaaaagaaacagaaacaaaTGTTCAATTGTTTCTTTAGTAGGACACCAAACTCCAAAAGTTTGTATATTTAATTGTTTTCTATAATTCGTAAAGGTCACGTAATTGTTTGCCTTACAGATGTTTCTGAATATACTACAGTGCTCTAAGTAGTTTATCATTATGACATTTCTTATAATGAGACCTCATTGTATTAGGGTAACAGATTATGGCACAGAGATCTGAAAACAGGAAACTGAGATTAATTTACAAGTGCCTTTATCTTAACCGTTTCACATCTCCCCACCTCTTCAAACTTTATTCTAGATTCTTCATTATCCATGATATTGAAAGTGCATATTCAATCCTTCAATGTACATTTGCACCCACCGTCAT
This genomic interval from Argentina anserina chromosome 1, drPotAnse1.1, whole genome shotgun sequence contains the following:
- the LOC126790484 gene encoding auxin response factor 8 isoform X2, translating into MKLSTSGFGQQEQEGGGGAEKKCLNSELWHACAGPLVSLPPSGTRVVYFPQGHSDQVAATTNKQVDAHIPNYPSLPPQLICQLHNVTMHVDVETDEVYAQMTLQPLTAQEQKETFLPMELGIPSKQPTNYFCKTLTASDTSTHGGFSVPRRAAEKVFPPLDFSLQPPAQELIARDLHDVEWKFRHIFRGQPKRHLLTTGWSVFVSAKRLVAGDSVLFIWNEKNQLLLGIRRSTRPQTVMPSSVLSSDSMHIGLLAAAAHASSTNSCFTVFYNPRASPSEFVIPLSKYIKAVFHTRVSVGMRFRMLFETEESSVRRYMGTITGISDLDPIRWPNSHWRSVKVGWDESTAGERQPRVSLWEIEPLTTFPMYPSLFPLRLKRPWHPGASSMHDNRDEAANSLMWLRGGTGEQSLQSMNFQAVGMFPWMQQRLDSTYMGNDPNQQYQAMLAASLQNIGTGDQLRQHVMHYQQPLQYLQQPGSHNPLLQLQQQVIPQSVPHNMLPAQPQVPMENLPQHLLPLQFNNQTEEEPQQQQNNYHDALKVQSEQLHQSQQMNVPSPSFSKTDFTDPTTKLSGSTASRQNTLGSLCPEGSNDVLNISRAGHSLPAEQLPQQSWAPKFAYAQSNAFANPMSFTPFNEKENAVDQENCNSDSQNPTLFGVNIESSGLVYPTTVPNFATSSNDADLPVPLGDSGFQGSLYDCMQGSSELLHGAGQVDQPNPNCTFVKVYKSGSVGRSLDISRFSSYNQLREELAQMFGIEGKLEDCLRSGWQLVFVDRENDVLLLGDDPWESFVNNVWYIKILSPEDVHKMGDQAVESFTPNVGQRGNNSGNESQDHVSGLPSLGSLEY
- the LOC126790484 gene encoding auxin response factor 8 isoform X1; this translates as MKLSTSGFGQQEQEGGGGAEKKCLNSELWHACAGPLVSLPPSGTRVVYFPQGHSDQVAATTNKQVDAHIPNYPSLPPQLICQLHNVTMHADVETDEVYAQMTLQPLTAQEQKETFLPMELGIPSKQPTNYFCKTLTASDTSTHGGFSVPRRAAEKVFPPLDFSLQPPAQELIARDLHDVEWKFRHIFRGQPKRHLLTTGWSVFVSAKRLVAGDSVLFIWNEKNQLLLGIRRSTRPQTVMPSSVLSSDSMHIGLLAAAAHASSTNSCFTVFYNPRASPSEFVIPLSKYIKAVFHTRVSVGMRFRMLFETEESSVRRYMGTITGISDLDPIRWPNSHWRSVKVGWDESTAGERQPRVSLWEIEPLTTFPMYPSLFPLRLKRPWHPGASSMHDNRDEAANSLMWLRGGTGEQSLQSMNFQAVGMFPWMQQRLDSTYMGNDPNQQYQAMLAASLQNIGTGDQLRQHVMHYQQPLQYLQQPGSHNPLLQLQQQVIPQSVPHNMLPAQPQVPMENLPQHLLPLQFNNQTEEEPQQQQNNYHDALKVQSEQLHQSQQMNVPSPSFSKTDFTDPTTKLSGSTASRQNTLGSLCPEGSNDVLNISRAGHSLPAEQLPQQSWAPKFAYAQSNAFANPMSFTPFNEKENAVDQENCNSDSQNPTLFGVNIESSGLVYPTTVPNFATSSNDADLPVPLGDSGFQGSLYDCMQGSSELLHGAGQVDQPNPNCTFVKVYKSGSVGRSLDISRFSSYNQLREELAQMFGIEGKLEDCLRSGWQLVFVDRENDVLLLGDDPWESFVNNVWYIKILSPEDVHKMGDQAVESFTPNVGQRGNNSGNESQDHVSGLPSLGSLEY